A region of the Ammospiza nelsoni isolate bAmmNel1 chromosome 14, bAmmNel1.pri, whole genome shotgun sequence genome:
gccagagggcagggttagaaaggggaaaaattcttccctgtggaggccctggcacaggatgcccagagcagctctggctgcccatggaagtgtccaaggccaggctggacagggcttggagcaccctgggatagtggaaggtgtctctgtccatggcagggagtgaaACAAAATGATCTTTAGGGGTAGGGACCTACCTTCCTATCCAAACCAtgctatgattctatgatcccagtaataaatatttataaacagTGATGGGATCATCCCAATGACATCCCACAGATAAAGGAAACCAGTTCTCCTTCTGCAGTTCCAGCCTTATCTTTCCCAACTGCAAGATGGGCATCAGCATTTTGCAGCTGGTTACTCCAGCAACAGTTACAATAACACATCTCAAAAATACTCTTTGGAATGAAGTTTTAGCCGTGCCTTTTGCAAAAGGcctttctttattttgaaatttccaACCAACAGTCACATATGAAGCCCTGGTCACCCACCACTTCCTTGTAGGTGGTTGGCAAAAGGTACCTGAGAAAAGCAGGGCTGCCGCCTTTAGCTCATTTGGAGGAGATCTGCACTGTCTCTGGGGATTTTAGGACTCCAGCTACTTGAGGAAAGCCAAAAACTGCTCTTCTGCCCACTCTGAAAAATGATTTAGATCTCCATAGACACCTGGTGCTTTTTCACTTTATTCTTGCAAGAGCTTAATTACCCAAGTGATTCTAGTAACTGTTAACACTGAAGCTGACAAGAATAAAATATTGCCTTGCAATCACCTTGCTCCCCAAAGTTAAGCACGTGCTTACAGGATTTATGGGAGCGTCGCCTCTGGGCACGGGGAATTTGTCACGGCGCATCCACAGGCTCTGATTGattccagctcagccccacagccgtgactgggagcagccagggacagcagccacaTGTACTCAGCCTCCACAAGAACTTGCAGCATCTCCTCGTGACAAGCCCTGATTCGTGATGccaaaatgctgtgaaagtgcTGGTGCCCCACACCACAAACCGCCTGCAGATTCAGGGTGAACCTCCCATCCCACCCAGCCTCTTTCCTGCTCCCTCATTCCTTGAGGCAGGCAGGATCTCTGGAAAAAGCCTTTCTTCTCCATCACCAGAGACACACAGGGCTCCCACGCTGGGAGAAAGGAAATCCAGAAGATTTCTCAATGCCTAGGGTTTGATTTTGGGCGTCTGCACACTCTTTAACAACCTCAACCATGAGCATGGGCTGAACAGCCCCTCACATCACCACTCCAAAGCTGTGCAAGCTGGAGATAACCTAGAAGATAAAAAGCTCTGTGATAACATCAATAGGGGAAACACCACCAGACTGAGCTTGACTCAGGACACCAAGTCCTCCACACTGATGAACACATCTCACTTCAAGCTTTTTGATTTAAACTCCAGTCTCAAGCTCATAACTGTTGAAATAGTAAAATTGATAAGTGGTGGTCTAGCTGGGAAGGTAGGGATGTGGAAATGAGTTATCCTGTGCTTTGAAAAGTGCTGGAATGCAGCCCTGTGCCTCCAAAAGCATCCTGCCACACACCAGCTTGCTTTAGGCCCCCAAAACATCAAGATTCCTCGTGGGTGAGTTGTTACAGCTGGATGAAAACCCCCTGGATGTGGATTTAGCATCTCATGTTTAGCATCCTCTTTGTGCACATGCTAAAGCTCCACCAAATGTCTCTGGGGGCTCCTGCTGGGTGTTTAAATGTGAGCACCCATCTGCTTGATGACGAGCAACATCATCCCTGAAATACAAAGATGTGCAACAGGAGGGTCCACACCTGAAAAGCCCTGGAACATGCTGACCACAATCCCTCCAGATCACCACCACAAGTAAGGACACTTCAACCCTGCAACCCTTGTGCTTGCAGTCCAAATCCCATCATAATTTTACCAAGGACTAAAGTGAAGGTGAACAAGCAAATGGAGACAGTagttttgcccagaaagagatGCCAAAATCCAGGTTAGAGGTATTTCCAGGAGATGATCTGTGTTTTCCAAAGCCACACCATCAACAGGTCCCTTGAGCTGGGAGTTGTTTCATTCAGGAGCAATTTTCCTGGACAGTGTTGGCTCAAAGAGCAAAGCAAATAGAAAACTCATGCCCTGTGAAGGTGTTCATGAATGGCTTCTCATCAGAGGAAGAATCTGTGTGCAAAACACCCTCCTGGTTAAATGCAGAAGCAGCCAACATTATGGGGAGTTAGGTAGCATAATAAATggaattatatattttaaaaatgctgtggTGCAACTGCACTGATAACCCAAAGGCCACCTTCATGCCCTGAAGTCAAACAAACCAGAAAGACTCAAATGTGACACCAGCCAGGTATTTATATCAGAATAATTAATTTGGATTGTTTCCAAATTCATTGCTGGTAGCAAGCAGGTAATCCAGCAATGTCTTGGCACAGCAGTTTTTTGCAGTCCCCCAGCAAGTCCCAACTTTTGCATCAGACAGGTGTGTAGAGTGTTACCTAAGCCAGTACAACGCTGCCTGGGGTTCACTCCCTGCACGTTCCTTGCTGAAGTATCTTGGAAAAGGCCTCCCAGGTGGTTTTATCAACCTGCAGATCTGCTCTGAGCCCAGGAGCTGGTTATTGATGGGCTACTGAAGAGCATCAGCAGCTTcaggctgctggtgctctgTGCCTGCCACAGGACAGAGTGCAAACCAGGTTCTTCCAGCCAAGCTCCACAGTTAGACACACACTTAAGCAGTTTTTTTTATGTAAAGAAACACTTGAAAATCAGACTGTTAGTCTGGATTAATGCTGGCCAGCTACAGATGAACTTCAATGAGTCATCCCCCAGAGACATCAGGTCCCCTAAAATAGCATCAGCAACTGAATCTGTAGAAAGGCTGGAATATTTGGACTGAAAGCTCTGATCACAATGCTTTACATAAGCTGGCAAACATGCCATCCTCCCCAGGCTGAAATGAGAATTCGCCTCAAGCCAGGGCACTCCCACAGTTCTGTCTCATGTGCTGGGAAGCACAGTCCTGACATTGCCTGATGCAAGACAGCAACAAACTGGcttgtttggggtggttttCCTTCCACTGAAATTTTAATTCAGTGAAACTACTTGAGGACAAGTCCAGAGATACTGAAATCAACCAAATACAGTCAGAAAATGGTGGTAACAGCTGATGCTCCAGAAGTttgcacagagaaaagcaacaaaccCAGATCAAGACCACAGAGGTTTTATGCAGACTGGCAGCAGGAAACTTGAACACAAGGAATGACAGGGGCCACTTTCCCAGAGGTCTGACACAGGCTGGAATACAGGTGTTCTCTCTTCCTGCTTTGTGATGAGGACAGAGATAGAGAAGGGCCACAAAATCCTGGAAGAATAGTGAGGAAGAAGCCTGGCATGAGCCATTGTGTTGAATTTGGGTCCTGCCACCTCTGTagggaaaacaagggatgaTTGTCAGGAGCCTGAGGGAACCAACAGGTTTTAATTGCCCCTTCAATTGTTCCCTCTCCTGGGACCTCCACCCATGAACCCCATAAACTCCATTCAATCTGAGATCCAGGCAACCAATTGTTCCTGATCTCTGCTATGAGACTACCTGCTCCTAGGTATTCCTAAATTGATGTTGGACTTCCCTTGGTGCCTTTAATTCTCTGGGTGATACCTGGGCTGTTGgtccagccctgtgctctgttAGCCTGGCTGTGGAGGTACACCCACCTGTGCCTGTCCTTGACTCCTGGCTCACCTTCCCATTAGATGGACTATGCTGTTTTACACAGCTGGAGAAGAAAGATGCAGTGCTGTGTAGGTGTTGAGCTCATGGCAACACTATTTGGCTCTCTTTGACCCCCTTCCTGATGGAGCCCAGCTTCTCTATCTCTAGGTGACCCTTAGTCCTAGAGATAGGAGCTCCTCATGAGCTCCCTATAAATTTTCACTAATCTCATTAAATTCCCACAATCCCATTTAGACCCAAACCTGACTGTGATCTCCTCCTGGTGCCTCATTTCCCCACAACTGTTTCACCTCCACATCACCCCCAACAACTTCACTGGAACCTCACAGGCTCCTTCAGCACTGGAGAGCACCTCCCTCCAtctctccccagccccactgaaACCCTTCCATGTCTTcccagctctttttctttctccatcagTCCCCAGCTTTGTGCTGGTGCTATTCTAACCTTTGACAACAAgcttcttgtggttttttttttcctacaaaaagcttttttcctgttgATCCTGTTCTCTCTACACTGCTCCCATGAGGGACAATCCCTTCCATTCCCCACCAGACCTTTCCATAGTTCTGTCCTGCTCACAGAGAATGGTTTTTCCTCTTGTGTGATGGGGCCATCTCCCTTGTCACACTTTCTCCTGTGCCATTTGTTTCATTTCCTGCTTGCTCCCATGCCTCTGGCTTGTCTCCCAGCACACCTGATACCTTGGAGTTTTCTGGGACAACAGGTTTTTAATAATTTGATGGAGTGAGTTCCCTTGCAGGTTTGTGCTGGCAATTAGATGGGTAAGATCTGGGCTTAAGGCCCTTATTTGAGTTGGGGATTGctaaggaaagcagagctggagggaagAAGCAAAATTAAATAGAGTTCATCTGAGGTTAAGGCTTTCCTTGGAAAAGCCAAGCCCTGCATAGGAAGCATCCCTGCACCACTTCACTGTGAGGATCCACCATGGGATAAACCCCTTTTATTTGTACAACCCAATCAATATTTGACTGGCCACATATAAAATATCCTTGGAAATCTGTGCAAAGGATGATTTATATATTGCTCATAAAAATACACAGCACCAACAGAAGATGCTTAAACCAAAGGTGGATCCAAAGCATGGGCAAGGGGTGCTGGTTTTAAACTGAGACAGGTCTAGTTAGGTTAGATACAAGGAAGAATTTATTtacaatgagggtggtgaggccctggtgtaggttgcccagagaagctgcaggtgccccatccctggaagtgtccaaagccaggttggacacaGGGATTGGAGCAAGGTGGGACAgaggaagatgtccctgctcatggctggggctggaatTAAATAGtctttaagatccctttcaGCCCAAACACTACATGATTCCACAAAAGCAGCACGGGTGAAATACGTGATTTAAACCCTCAGCCTCCTCAAACCCCGAGGCAGGCTGCTGAGGCTCCCTGACGGCAGCAATcatggctggggtgggggaGCTGTAAAGCCTGAAGGCTgggacagaaattattttcagtggggagctgcaggggttTCCGAACTTTATTACAAGAGAACGAGGGAAGGGCGGACTGGCGGGGGAGGTtgtggggctgaggggagaGCGGAGGGGAGGCCGTGAGGGCGGGCCCGAGCTGCCATTTCGCGGCCGCCCGGCCCCCCGCTGTCGGGCGGTGCCGCCTCCCTCAGGCTCGGGCGCGACatggcggcggcgcgggcgctgcAGCTGTCGCTGCtccggctgctgctgctcccgccgctgctgctgccgggcccggcgggggcCGTGTGGCCGCAGCCCCAGGCCCAGAGCTTCCCGCCCGGCGGCGGCCGCTGTCCGGTGCCGGCCCGCCGGTTCCGCTTCGCCGTGGCGGACGGCTCGGCCGTGGGGCCGGGCTGCGCCGTGCTGGACGCCGCGTTCCAGCGGTACTGGCCGCTGCTCTTCGGCCGTGCCACCGGTGAGGGCCGCGGCGGGCGCTGACCCTTTTTCTCCGTGGCTTTGAGCTTAAACAGCCCCCCACACCCTCCTAATTTTGGGGTCAGACCGCGGGGTTTGGTGGCCGTGTGCCTCCCCTTAGTTCTGCGGCGGCAGGTGGGGTGGGAGTTGTGGCTTGGATGGAGTCTGGTGGCAAGGGCAGCGATGGGTTGGGATTTGGAGAGCAATGCCTATGGCACGTGTGGAAGGAATCTAATCGAGTTTGGCACGGCACTAGTTGTCCTTCTGCCAGGATTTCGGCTCTCGCTATCAAGAGTTTTCtctatttcattttttgcttCCTCCAGGTAGTGTTAATCTCTCATTTCACTTCCTTCTCttgtggctgcagggagagctgctcccAGTCTTGCAGCCATTCCTGCTTCAGGGTTACTGCTCAGTCTTGGCTGTTCTCAGTCGTAGCAGCTCTCGGTGGCCTGTGTGAGGTCTCACCTTGAGGAAAGACTTGCTGCTTTGTGTGTGTTCTTCCAAGTACATACTTGTGCCACAGGACACCTCTGCCAAAGTGGAGCTGCTGAAAGTCCTGAGGCAGCATGGCTTTTCTGCCAGGGAGGGATTAGCTCCTGGATTAATCCTGAAATTGTAGGGTAAGATGAGGAAAGGCAAAAGCTTTGAGAGTCTGGATTTGCTATAGGACAGGCTCTAAAGGTTTCTTGAACCCAGACTTCTTCATGACAGCACCCATTGCTTGCCTGGGATGAGCTGCAGGAAATCTCTTGGCTGTGGAGCCGACATGCAGGGACGCTCAGTAGCTGCGTGGGTCTGCTGCAGCCTGAAGTGCTATATGCAGGGAGTATGAAGCACTTCATTCATCAAAAAGAGCTAGTAACTCTGCTCCCGAGTGTTTTAAATGTCAGTGTGAACTCTGTCGCTGCTGATCAAAGCAGAGAAGGGTGGCAGTGTTGGAAGCCGCTTGGCTTTGTCTTGAGTACATCATACTTTGAAAAAAGCAGGTTTGAAACAGAGAACCCTTtggcttattttatttcttcaactCTTGTGAGTAGAAGtagaaataaattttgattTGAGAGCCAGAAAGACTCCTCTTGGTTCTCTTTTGCTGCTAGGAACTAAAAACAGCTGATCTAATTATTCACGCTCTCCTGTTCCACTCAGAGGGGAAATGTGACCATCAAATTACTTGGAGCAACACTGCGATCACAAGATCCAGCTCACACTCATCACTTTCCATATGCCCTGCTTTCTGATGTTCAAGctacacaaattattttaaggccttttttcccctcttttccttcaggttttttttttttttttttttggttgtttttttctgcatggGTGGTTAGTAAGAACAGGCAGTGGAAACCTTGgatgaaaggaaataatttgtaTTAATAGAGGAAATAAATGGCAGAAAGCATTTTCTGGCTGGGCTGCCTTGCAGGTGTGGTTGGTGGTGATGTCTGTCTGCACCTTGGCTTTGGGGGCCGTGTTTGGGTTGGGAAGCACCTCAGCCAGCAGGTTCAAACACGGTGTGTGATGGTGGGACCAATTCTGTGGGGGCTCCTCAGCAGAATGAGTGCTGCCAGGCCTGAGAGCGGCTGTTCCCGGTGAGCAGCCGCCTTCCCGAGCGGAGGGAGCAGGTCTTGCTGTGCTGCTTGCACATCTGTGAGGTTGCCTTGGCTACCAGCTTGTCTGCAGCCGAGAGGAAAGCTCAAAACAGGGCTGGCTTCaagctgttttccttctctctgcagaGGTTTCGTCATCCCTTCATGGAGAAATCGGGATTTCTGTGAGCTCCTGTGAGCTGTGGAGCAGGGGCTCTCTGCATTTCTCTGAaatgctggcagtgccacagtcTCTCTGGAAACTTGGTGCTCTTGGTTCATTCAAAGCCAAACTCCTTATTTTCAGTGACCACATTGAGCTTTGGCTGTTTTGGGAATGCTGTGGGGTGTAGGTACAGACCTTGGCTGGGATGAGCAGGGTCCCACCCTGCCACCCCATGTTCCTTCCGGCAACTGACTGCTCTAAGTCCATTGTACCCCAATGAAGGTTGAGTATCCATTTGGAATGGGGGAGTGACTCAAGTGGGAATTCAGGCTTGTGCATCCTTGGAAGTGCTCTTCACTTAGGGAAGtgtgcccagagctcctgcttgAGGTCTAAATGTGACTGGGTTCATTTCTCTGGCTGCTACACCTGGGACCTGCTCTGCAGAAGGTGAAGTCAGCTGGGAGCTTTCTGAGCTGGGTGAGACCTTTTGATCGCCTCTAACTCAGCCCAGTTTAGCAGCTTCATTTTCCaccctttttaaaaagaaggtgGAAACATTCACGTTTTCTTTGCCCTTTTCCAAGAAGTTTGGGTAGAGCAGAGCTCTTGGGCTTGTAGTTTTTTGCAGTGCCGGGAGATCTTGGAAACAAGAAGCTCTTCACCCTCCTGGAGAGGCTTTCACTAGCCAAGAGCCAGGACTGGTGTCCAGGAAACTTCAGGGGCTGCTGCTAGTCTGTATTCTGATGTTTCTCCTCTCTTGTGTGCTCCTTTAAGCTTCCTTGTGGGCTTCCTCACAGGTTGGGATCAGCTCATGTTCTGCTTGGTTGTGTTGAAATTAACCCCTGCTGAGCACCGTGGTGTCTGTTTTGGGGTGCAGGAAGGGGTGCCTGTGTCTGCCTCCATCCCTagctgggctgggaggatgGTGGTAGGCTTGGAAGCAGGGAAAAGAGCTGGGATGGGGTTGATGTGCATGGTCTGTGTCCTTTGCAGAGAATGAGTCGTCCTGGGAAACACCCTGCTCCAGTCTTCTCGTCTATGTTTCCACTCCAGGCTGTGATGGGTTTCCCAGCCTGGACTCCAGCGAGAGCTGTAAGTGACAGGGTTGGGAGTGAGAGGGAATGTGGCTGTTTCTGTGCCTGTCACTGGGAAGTAGCACTGTGCAGTTACCCTTGGATTTGGGGAGGGCATAAATTCCCTGCTGTTGAGacactggggcagggcaggagggacatTCCTGAGGGTGCTGATAAAGCAGTGGAGAGAGGATTAAAACAGCAAGAGAGGGCCAAAATTCAGTTCTCTGGGGTCTGGGGGTGCAGTTCTGTACTGagccctgcccagtgctgtCGTGGCAGTGTGGGACATCCCCCTGATGCTGTTTTTCAGATAAGCTGTCTGTCTCCAAAGGCTCCatgctgctctcagcagagaCCATCTGGGGAGCTCTCCGAGGTGAGCTGTGCTTCCCACAGGGCATTCCCACTCTCCCTGCCTCGGGCCTGTGGGGATGTCTCCAGTGCCTCTCTCTTTCCATAGACTTTGTTAATTGAGCTCTGCTCCTTTGGGGGTGTCTGTGCTGACAAAGGGGCTGTGTGTTTTCCTGCAGGCCTGGAAACATTCAGCCAGCTTGTTGGGAGAGATGAAAATGGCATGGTGAGTCCTGGCCTCAtcccctgggggcaggcagctCCCCATAGTGCCCCAGCCCCCATGGGGACAGACTGAGGTTGCTGGGATGCTTGGGATGAGTGGGCACGGCCTTGGCAAGGGCCAAGCGGAAATTCATGGATCCAGCCAGATCCCTGCCTTCTGAGTGGGTAAAGaagtgctgcagctttttctggACACTGCACTCTGGGCAGCGAGGGCACCTctgtcctgccagccctggggacaatgGTGACCCTCAGTGTCTCTTGCTAATGGCCATTTGTCCAACATCCTGCTCAGATCTTCCTCGTGTCTTCTGTGTGCAGTACTACATCAATGAGACAGAAATTGTGGACTTTCCCCGCTTCCCTCACCGGGGACTGTTGCTGGACACCTCTCGTCACTACCTGCCTCTGAAAGCTATCCTGGAAACTCTGGTAGGACATCCATGCTGGGAGATGAAATGGCTTAATTGGGTGTCCCTTCCCCTGTGACAACTGAGCTCCCTTGTTTGGGTGATTTATCAGCTGCCTTTGTTAAAAAGAACACTCTGAGATATTTTGGATCCCTGCAGTCCAGGTTACTCTTCAGGGCTGAGTTGTTTCTAGGGCAAGGGAAAACACTGGCAAGGGTGGGTGCTGGTTCTCTGCTCATCCCAAGCAGAATAAAACTCCCAGATCTCCACCAGTGGCTCAGTTACAGGGAGAACTGGGATTTTACTAAGCAGAAGTATTCCGACCCTGTGCAACTTTTGTGTTTAGAGAGAGGTGTCTGAATCTCTCTTGGATCCTGGGTAGCATTTAGGGACTCTGCCTTGTCCTTCTGGAGCTGGAGGACCTTGTTCTCTATCTGTGTCAAGCTGGGTGACCTTTCAGAAGGGATGGGACATGTTCATCTTTGTCTTGTTCCTTCCCAGGACGTCATGGCTTACAACAAGTTCAATGTGTTTCACTGGCACATTGTGGACGACCCATCATTCCCCTATGAGAGTTCCACGttcccagagctcagcaagCAGGTAATGATCACCATGTAAAGCCCAGTTCAGATGAGCAgatccctgcctctgctcctgagcAAGGCGCTGAGCTTTCCTGTGTCCCAGGGGGCCTTCAATGCCATGACCCACGTGTACACAGCCAGCGACGTGCGCAGTGTCATCGAGTACGCGCGGCTGCGCGGCATCCGAGTCATCGCCGAGTTCGACACCCCCGGCCACACGCTCTCCTGGGGGCCAGGTGAGGAGcacaccctgcctgctgctgccctgaggagacttggagctgtcccaggggCAGGAATGGGTGCTTCAGTCTGCACCCTAAAAGCTGGGTGTGGGCAGCAGTGTCCCACAGGCTGCCTTTGATGAGGAGCAAACCGTTTTTTGGGGGATGTGGGACCCAGTGGTCCAACTTCAAGAGCAAAATTCAAAGGGAAACATTTCCATCTTTTCTTGGGTCCAAGCTGGGTGTTTTTTTTATGGGAGCATCTGCTCTTTCAAAACTAAGATCATGGCTTTCAAAACTAAGATCATGGCTTATTGCAAAGATCTTGTGTTTAACTGAGGGTGCAGCTGGCCAAGCTTCcttgctctgctcagctgtgtCCCAGTCCTGACACACTGCTATCTACTCCAGGGACTGTGTCTCCTATGTCTAGAAGTGCAAGAAGCTCCAGGATAACATTccactgtttttttctctcctttccctgcctccaAATGACAGGGCCCATGTTAGAATTCTCCGTGTGTGTGGTGACAGCTGGAACTGTGGCTGTCCCTCCATTCCTGTCCCCTGACAGGCCCTAAGTTGTGGATTGAGGGGCATTGTAGAGGATGATATGGCC
Encoded here:
- the HEXA gene encoding beta-hexosaminidase subunit alpha isoform X1; this encodes MAAARALQLSLLRLLLLPPLLLPGPAGAVWPQPQAQSFPPGGGRCPVPARRFRFAVADGSAVGPGCAVLDAAFQRYWPLLFGRATENESSWETPCSSLLVYVSTPGCDGFPSLDSSESYKLSVSKGSMLLSAETIWGALRGLETFSQLVGRDENGMYYINETEIVDFPRFPHRGLLLDTSRHYLPLKAILETLDVMAYNKFNVFHWHIVDDPSFPYESSTFPELSKQGAFNAMTHVYTASDVRSVIEYARLRGIRVIAEFDTPGHTLSWGPGAPGLLTPCYVGQGPSGVYGPINPIVNSTYQFVTSLFQEISAVFPDFYLHLGGDEVDFTCWKSNPEIRAFMVQMGFGQDYKKLESFYIQRLLDIVSSLGKGYIVWQEVFDNDVKLRPDTIIHVWKENDLQYLNEIANVTRSGYRALLSAPWYLNRISYGQDWIKAYKVEPLMFEGSPKQKALVIGGEACMWGEYVDVTNLTPRLWPRAGAVAERLWSNETVGNVQDAYARLAEFRCTLLGRGVQAQPLYVGYCEHEFDEV